The following are encoded in a window of Halorarum salinum genomic DNA:
- a CDS encoding inorganic phosphate transporter yields MVDLATLATLAIAGLASLFMAWAIGAGSSGSTPFAPAVGANAISVMRAGLVVGILGFLGAVLQGANVTEAVGNDLVGGVAITATAAIVGLLTAAALVAVGVFAGYPIATAFTVTGAVVGVGLALGGDPAWAKYREIAALWVATPFVGGGTAYLTARLLREERVPERLLTAGLAGVVGALVVNIGFAALGPEGGQGSIAGALTREFLALSPPAMGAIGVRVAVTVALALLAATALHYDTGRDPEAGQRHFLLVLGGLVAFSAGGSQVGLAIGPLVPLLDEGLSIPLSAVLVGGGLGLLAGSWTGAPRMIKALAQDYSNLGPRRSIAALIPSFAIAQIAVAFGIPVSFNEIIVSAIVGSGYAAGGAGVSTRKMAYTVLAWVGSLALALGVGYGAFLAVDTVV; encoded by the coding sequence ATGGTCGACCTCGCGACGCTGGCGACGCTAGCGATCGCCGGCCTCGCCTCGCTGTTCATGGCGTGGGCCATCGGCGCCGGCTCCTCGGGGTCGACGCCGTTCGCCCCCGCGGTCGGCGCCAACGCCATCTCGGTCATGCGGGCGGGGCTCGTCGTCGGGATCCTCGGCTTCCTCGGCGCGGTGCTCCAGGGCGCGAACGTCACCGAGGCGGTCGGCAACGACCTCGTCGGCGGCGTGGCCATCACCGCGACCGCCGCCATCGTCGGGCTGCTCACCGCCGCCGCGCTCGTCGCGGTGGGCGTCTTCGCGGGCTACCCCATCGCCACGGCGTTCACCGTCACCGGCGCCGTCGTCGGGGTGGGGCTCGCGCTCGGCGGCGACCCGGCGTGGGCGAAGTACCGCGAGATCGCCGCGCTGTGGGTCGCGACGCCGTTCGTCGGCGGCGGCACGGCGTACCTCACCGCCCGCCTGCTCCGCGAGGAACGGGTGCCGGAACGGCTCTTGACCGCCGGGCTCGCGGGGGTCGTCGGTGCGCTCGTCGTCAACATCGGCTTCGCGGCGCTCGGCCCCGAGGGAGGCCAGGGCTCGATCGCCGGCGCCCTCACGCGCGAGTTCCTCGCGCTGTCCCCCCCGGCCATGGGGGCGATCGGCGTCAGGGTGGCGGTCACGGTCGCGCTCGCGCTGCTGGCGGCCACGGCGCTCCACTACGACACCGGCCGGGATCCGGAGGCCGGCCAGCGGCACTTCCTGCTCGTGCTCGGGGGCCTCGTTGCCTTCTCGGCCGGGGGCTCGCAGGTGGGGCTCGCGATCGGGCCGCTGGTCCCGCTGCTCGACGAGGGGCTCTCGATCCCCCTGTCGGCGGTGCTCGTCGGCGGGGGACTCGGCCTGCTCGCGGGGTCGTGGACCGGCGCCCCGCGGATGATCAAGGCGCTCGCACAGGACTACTCCAACCTCGGCCCGCGACGCTCGATCGCCGCGCTCATCCCCTCGTTCGCGATCGCACAGATCGCCGTCGCGTTCGGCATTCCCGTCTCGTTCAACGAGATCATCGTCAGCGCCATCGTCGGCTCCGGCTACGCCGCCGGCGGCGCGGGCGTCAGCACCCGGAAGATGGCCTACACGGTGCTCGCGTGGGTCGGGTCGCTGGCGCTCGCGCTCGGCGTCGGCTACGGGGCGTTCCTCGCGGTCGACACGGTGGTGTGA
- a CDS encoding glutaredoxin family protein — protein MPREPAITLYRLQACPYCERVVRKLDEHDLPYASRFVEPMHSDRNVVARLTNKRTVPAIVDEGTGVTMSESANIVEYLERTYGDGKAADASGDAGGED, from the coding sequence ATGCCACGCGAACCGGCCATCACGCTGTACCGACTGCAGGCGTGTCCGTACTGCGAGCGGGTCGTCCGGAAACTGGACGAGCACGACCTGCCGTACGCGTCCAGGTTCGTCGAACCGATGCACTCGGACCGGAACGTCGTCGCCCGGCTGACGAACAAGCGCACCGTCCCGGCCATCGTCGACGAGGGGACCGGGGTCACGATGTCCGAGTCCGCGAACATCGTCGAGTACCTCGAGCGGACGTACGGCGACGGGAAAGCGGCCGACGCGAGCGGC
- a CDS encoding hemolysin family protein, which yields MGYPALVAPAPLQVGGFARSLPINDTTITIGGAIAILVLVALSAFFSSSEIAMFSLANHRVEHLVEEGKRGARTVQRLKEDPHRLLVTILVGNNVVNIAMSSLATAIVSIYFDAGPAVLISTFGITSLVLLFGESAPKSYAVENTESWSLRIARPLKYSEYVLLPLVVTFDHLTRLVNKVTGGRSAIETQYVTRDEIQSMIQTGEREGVIEEDEREMLDRIFRFNRTIAKEVMTPRLDINAVPKDASIDEAIETCVQSDHERVPVYEGNLDNIVGVVKVRDLVRARYYGEGTPDLASVVQPTLHVPESKNADELLEEMQEARMQMVVVIDEFGTTEGIITLEDMVEEIVGDILESDEKEPFEFVDDRTVLMRGEVNIDEVNEVLGIDLPEGEEFETLAGFVFNRAGRLVEEGEEIRYNDVSIRIEQVDNTRIMRARVTIEDDDGEGEPEPSEEATDAGSQQEVEN from the coding sequence ATGGGATACCCCGCTCTAGTGGCGCCCGCACCGCTGCAAGTGGGCGGTTTCGCCCGATCGCTGCCGATCAACGACACGACGATCACGATCGGAGGGGCCATCGCCATCCTCGTCCTCGTCGCGCTCTCCGCGTTCTTCTCCTCCTCGGAGATCGCGATGTTCTCGCTCGCGAACCACCGCGTCGAACATCTCGTCGAGGAGGGCAAGCGCGGCGCGCGGACGGTCCAGCGGCTGAAGGAGGACCCCCACCGACTGCTCGTCACTATCCTCGTGGGGAACAACGTCGTCAACATTGCGATGTCCTCGCTGGCGACCGCCATCGTCAGCATCTACTTCGACGCGGGCCCCGCCGTCCTCATCTCCACGTTCGGCATCACCTCGCTCGTCCTGCTGTTCGGCGAGTCGGCCCCGAAGAGCTACGCCGTCGAGAACACCGAGTCCTGGTCGCTCCGCATCGCGCGCCCGCTGAAGTACTCCGAGTACGTCCTGCTGCCGCTGGTCGTCACCTTCGACCACCTCACCAGGCTCGTCAACAAGGTGACCGGCGGGCGCTCGGCCATCGAGACCCAGTACGTCACCCGCGACGAGATCCAGAGCATGATCCAGACCGGGGAGCGCGAAGGGGTCATCGAGGAGGACGAGCGCGAGATGCTCGACCGCATCTTCCGGTTCAACCGGACCATCGCCAAGGAGGTCATGACCCCGCGGCTCGACATCAACGCGGTCCCCAAGGACGCCAGCATCGACGAGGCGATCGAGACCTGCGTGCAGTCGGACCACGAGCGCGTCCCCGTCTACGAGGGGAACCTCGACAACATCGTCGGCGTCGTGAAGGTGCGCGACCTCGTCCGTGCCCGCTACTACGGCGAGGGGACCCCGGACCTCGCGTCGGTCGTCCAGCCGACGCTCCACGTCCCCGAGTCGAAGAACGCCGACGAACTGTTAGAGGAGATGCAGGAGGCCCGGATGCAGATGGTCGTCGTCATCGACGAGTTCGGCACCACCGAGGGGATCATCACGCTGGAGGACATGGTCGAGGAGATCGTCGGCGACATCCTCGAGAGCGACGAGAAGGAGCCGTTCGAGTTCGTCGACGACCGCACCGTGTTGATGCGCGGCGAGGTGAACATCGACGAGGTGAACGAGGTGCTCGGCATCGACCTCCCCGAGGGCGAGGAGTTCGAGACGCTCGCGGGCTTCGTGTTCAACCGCGCCGGCCGGCTGGTCGAGGAGGGCGAGGAGATCAGGTACAACGATGTCTCCATCCGCATCGAGCAGGTGGACAACACCCGGATCATGCGCGCCCGGGTCACCATCGAGGACGACGACGGCGAGGGGGAACCGGAGCCGTCGGAGGAGGCGACCGACGCCGGATCCCAGCAGGAAGTCGAGAACTGA
- a CDS encoding homing endonuclease associated repeat-containing protein: MDKTLTSNRLIADLRSFAEKVDGVPTVRGMRENGPHSPYYYKQEFGSWHDALRAADIQPTHGVEWDVSRERLLRALGSVDDIVDRPPRRADVEEHGEYPYILYDEEFESFVVALEEAGIDPDEKQYRFSSIETPEEKRGSANIEKLRNNGPTASTEMPQSVSTKDRQRGVWKFHVDSGSTNPSEPIYYLNGEHSPGLVIHRFFQQNPHVLEHRDPHGIKIAIRKHKPSWKGIGKEIVDRLLEQGVGSQRILDDLELEEDHSVQDLAEILRQVTEADLRVYSDDSELEKVKREKREAAFREVIYDLYDGCAICGGLIESPDGSHNLEAAHILPKAHGGPDLPQNGLALCSRHHWAFDHGWFELNEEYEISLQGHAELVGYDELKQYDGECLRVPSEKALQPYADYINQRNEGLDR, from the coding sequence ATGGATAAAACACTCACAAGTAATCGTCTCATAGCGGATCTGAGATCGTTTGCCGAGAAGGTCGACGGTGTACCGACTGTGCGTGGAATGCGGGAAAACGGTCCGCATTCCCCCTACTACTACAAGCAGGAATTCGGCAGTTGGCACGACGCACTACGGGCAGCAGATATTCAGCCCACCCATGGAGTAGAATGGGACGTAAGTCGTGAGCGACTCCTAAGGGCGCTCGGAAGTGTCGATGACATAGTGGACCGTCCGCCGCGGCGTGCGGATGTCGAAGAGCATGGGGAGTATCCGTACATCCTCTACGACGAGGAGTTTGAGTCGTTCGTCGTTGCACTCGAGGAGGCAGGGATAGACCCGGACGAGAAACAGTATCGATTCAGTTCCATCGAAACACCCGAGGAAAAGAGGGGGTCGGCGAACATAGAGAAACTTCGAAACAATGGGCCTACAGCTTCCACCGAGATGCCACAGAGTGTAAGCACAAAAGACCGCCAGCGTGGAGTCTGGAAGTTTCATGTTGATTCCGGGTCGACCAATCCGTCAGAACCGATCTATTATCTGAATGGGGAACACTCACCAGGATTAGTTATCCATCGATTCTTTCAGCAAAACCCGCACGTATTGGAGCACCGTGACCCACATGGGATCAAAATAGCTATCAGGAAACACAAGCCGTCTTGGAAGGGAATCGGCAAAGAAATCGTCGACAGATTACTGGAGCAGGGTGTAGGGTCACAGCGAATACTGGATGATCTTGAGCTTGAAGAAGACCACTCGGTTCAGGATTTGGCAGAGATTTTACGGCAGGTAACAGAAGCAGATCTGCGCGTCTACAGTGATGATTCCGAACTTGAGAAGGTAAAACGAGAGAAACGAGAGGCAGCATTCCGTGAGGTGATATATGATCTCTACGATGGCTGTGCGATCTGTGGAGGGCTGATTGAATCCCCGGACGGAAGCCACAACTTGGAAGCAGCTCATATCTTGCCCAAAGCTCACGGTGGGCCAGATTTGCCTCAGAACGGCCTCGCACTATGTTCCCGCCATCATTGGGCTTTTGACCACGGGTGGTTCGAACTCAACGAGGAGTATGAGATCAGCCTACAAGGCCATGCTGAACTTGTAGGATACGACGAACTGAAACAATACGATGGAGAATGTCTTCGAGTCCCTTCGGAGAAAGCGCTTCAACCCTATGCAGACTACATAAATCAAAGAAATGAGGGACTGGATCGCTAG